A single Silvibacterium dinghuense DNA region contains:
- a CDS encoding PadR family transcriptional regulator — protein MKNEDRFDLPQGTLDLLIMRVVALGPIHGYAIAQRLQQMSREALQVQQGSLYPALHRLEYKKLLSSNWQPSETGREAKFYELTARGRAHLKAETENWKRLTGVVGLILKETLEGAS, from the coding sequence ATGAAAAATGAAGACCGGTTCGATCTCCCTCAGGGCACGCTCGATCTCCTCATCATGAGGGTGGTAGCGCTCGGCCCTATCCATGGCTACGCCATTGCCCAGAGACTTCAGCAGATGTCTCGCGAGGCCCTGCAGGTCCAGCAGGGATCGCTTTATCCGGCACTCCATCGTCTTGAATACAAGAAGCTGCTCAGCTCCAACTGGCAGCCTTCCGAAACCGGACGTGAAGCCAAGTTCTACGAGCTCACGGCCAGAGGTCGAGCTCACCTGAAGGCTGAGACTGAGAACTGGAAGCGCCTCACCGGCGTGGTCGGTCTCATTCTCAAGGAAACATTGGAGGGAGCCTCATGA